One window from the genome of Pantoea cypripedii encodes:
- the rne gene encoding ribonuclease E, whose protein sequence is MKRMLINATQQEELRVALVDGQRLYDLDIESPGHEQKKANIYKGKITRIEPSLEAAFVDYGAERHGFLPLKEISREYFPANYNAHGRPNIKDVLREGQEVIVQIDKEERGNKGAALTTFISLAGSYLVLMPNNPRAGGISRRIEGDDRTELKEALSALELPEGMGLIVRTAGVGKSAESLQWDLSFRLKHWEAIKKAAENRPAPFLIHQESNVIVRAFRDYLRQDIGEILIDNPKVLELARQHIAALGRPDFSSKIKLYTGEIPLFSHYQIESQIESAFQREVRLPSGGSIVIDSTEALTAIDINSARATRGGDIEETAFNTNLEAADEIARQLRLRDLGGLIVIDFIDMTPVRHQRAVENRLREAVRQDRARIQISHISRFGLLEMSRQRLSPSLGESSHHVCPRCSGTGTIRDNESLSLSILRLIEEEALKDNTKEVHAIVPVPVASYLLNEKRDAVSAIEKRQGGVRAIIVPNDQMETPHYSVLRVRKGEETQTLSYHLPKLHEAEMALPSEEEQAERRRPEQPALAAFVMPDAPPAPVEADETIAPVVKAEPKAKATATAAAPAASTGFMARLLGGLKKLFVGDAPAEAPVASEKQESDSKAAEGENTQQRGDRRNNRRNNRRERTPRNGENAPVREARDQREPREQREPREARETTENRRNKRQNEPREERSPVQSEEARQQREEQQQQRREQRAERQRRRQEEKRAQQQEQKAAEPIVQTDVVDESVAQEEERVQVMPRRKPRQLTQKVRFGDENVVVTDTAAPLVSEAPVETPPRAPQQEEPEAVNEDQDDSENRDSANMPRRSRRSPRHLRVSGQRRRRYRDERYPTQSAMPLATASASPEMASGKVWVRYPVAQANEELVTQDAVNETPDYSREETAAAVALPASVEVAQEVVAEPSAEAAVHQAEPEPHTDVPVVNTDDTSPIETPVNEEPAVISAADEVVAQETAAQAEPVIDVAAEVDEAVATAAVAPAEVTPEVAEQVEEVLAAPVAAEVPQQPVVEPQAPVAARDAALNNAETRWKHFASAPMTKAPAPAWEPETVRHSDWVRPPFEFDGRGSAGGHSATHQSTAPATKPESV, encoded by the coding sequence ATGAAAAGAATGTTAATTAACGCAACTCAGCAGGAGGAGTTGCGCGTTGCCCTGGTTGATGGTCAACGTCTGTACGATCTGGATATCGAAAGCCCCGGACACGAACAGAAAAAAGCCAATATCTACAAAGGTAAAATCACCCGTATTGAACCTAGCCTCGAAGCTGCGTTTGTTGATTACGGCGCTGAGCGTCACGGTTTTCTCCCTCTGAAAGAAATCTCCCGCGAATATTTCCCCGCTAATTACAATGCGCACGGACGTCCCAACATCAAAGATGTGCTGCGTGAAGGCCAGGAAGTTATCGTTCAGATTGATAAAGAGGAACGCGGTAATAAAGGTGCAGCACTGACAACCTTTATTTCGCTGGCCGGTAGTTACCTGGTGCTGATGCCGAACAACCCGCGTGCGGGTGGCATTTCACGCCGTATCGAAGGTGATGATCGCACCGAACTGAAAGAAGCGTTATCAGCCCTGGAACTGCCGGAAGGCATGGGTCTGATTGTGCGTACTGCGGGCGTGGGCAAATCTGCCGAATCGCTGCAGTGGGACTTAAGCTTCCGCCTGAAACATTGGGAAGCGATCAAAAAAGCCGCAGAAAACCGCCCAGCCCCCTTCCTGATCCATCAGGAAAGCAACGTGATTGTTCGCGCCTTCCGCGACTATCTGCGTCAGGATATCGGTGAGATTCTTATCGATAACCCGAAAGTGCTGGAGCTGGCACGTCAGCATATCGCTGCCCTGGGTCGCCCGGACTTCAGCAGCAAAATCAAACTGTACACCGGTGAAATCCCGCTGTTCAGCCACTACCAAATCGAATCGCAAATTGAATCCGCCTTCCAGCGTGAAGTGCGCCTGCCATCCGGCGGTTCTATTGTTATCGACAGCACCGAAGCACTGACGGCGATTGATATCAACTCCGCACGCGCCACCCGTGGCGGTGATATCGAAGAGACGGCGTTCAATACCAACCTGGAAGCGGCCGACGAAATCGCTCGCCAGCTGCGTCTGCGTGACCTTGGCGGCCTGATCGTTATCGACTTTATCGATATGACGCCAGTTCGCCATCAGCGCGCGGTGGAAAACCGTCTGCGTGAAGCGGTACGTCAGGATCGTGCACGTATCCAGATCAGCCATATTTCTCGCTTTGGCTTGCTGGAGATGTCTCGTCAGCGCCTCAGCCCGTCACTGGGTGAATCCAGCCATCACGTGTGCCCGCGCTGTAGCGGTACTGGCACCATCCGTGATAACGAATCGCTGTCGCTGTCAATTCTGCGTCTGATTGAAGAAGAAGCGCTGAAAGACAACACCAAAGAAGTACATGCCATTGTGCCGGTACCGGTTGCGTCTTATTTGCTGAACGAAAAACGTGATGCCGTGAGTGCGATTGAGAAGCGCCAGGGTGGTGTTCGCGCCATCATCGTGCCGAACGATCAGATGGAAACCCCGCACTACTCCGTACTTCGTGTGCGCAAAGGCGAAGAAACTCAGACGCTGAGTTATCACCTGCCGAAGCTGCATGAAGCGGAAATGGCACTGCCTTCGGAAGAAGAACAGGCCGAGCGTCGTCGCCCTGAGCAACCTGCCCTCGCCGCCTTTGTGATGCCGGATGCACCACCTGCACCGGTTGAAGCAGATGAAACAATCGCGCCAGTGGTGAAAGCCGAGCCGAAGGCCAAAGCGACGGCAACCGCCGCCGCACCGGCAGCCTCAACCGGCTTTATGGCACGTCTGCTGGGTGGTCTGAAGAAATTGTTTGTCGGTGACGCACCTGCTGAAGCGCCTGTGGCCAGTGAGAAACAGGAAAGTGACAGCAAAGCCGCTGAAGGTGAAAACACTCAGCAGCGTGGCGATCGTCGCAACAACCGTCGCAATAACCGCCGTGAACGCACACCGCGCAACGGTGAGAATGCACCGGTACGTGAAGCACGTGACCAGCGTGAGCCACGTGAACAGCGTGAACCTCGCGAAGCACGTGAGACCACGGAAAACCGTCGCAACAAACGTCAGAACGAGCCGCGTGAAGAACGTAGCCCGGTACAGAGCGAAGAAGCTCGCCAGCAGCGTGAAGAACAGCAGCAGCAACGCCGTGAACAGCGTGCAGAGCGCCAGCGTCGTCGTCAGGAAGAGAAACGCGCCCAGCAGCAGGAACAGAAAGCCGCTGAGCCGATCGTTCAGACTGATGTCGTTGACGAATCCGTAGCTCAGGAAGAAGAACGCGTTCAGGTCATGCCGCGTCGTAAACCACGTCAGCTGACGCAGAAAGTCCGCTTTGGTGACGAGAACGTCGTCGTGACGGATACCGCTGCGCCGCTGGTTAGCGAAGCACCGGTTGAAACACCGCCGCGTGCGCCGCAGCAAGAAGAACCAGAAGCGGTGAATGAAGACCAGGATGATAGCGAAAACCGTGACAGCGCCAATATGCCGCGCCGTTCACGTCGTTCCCCGCGTCACCTGCGCGTCAGTGGTCAGCGTCGCCGTCGTTATCGTGATGAGCGTTATCCGACCCAATCTGCCATGCCGCTGGCTACCGCTTCGGCGTCGCCGGAAATGGCTTCTGGTAAAGTCTGGGTACGTTATCCAGTGGCTCAGGCCAATGAAGAACTGGTGACTCAGGATGCGGTAAACGAGACGCCAGACTACAGCCGTGAAGAGACCGCTGCCGCCGTTGCGCTACCTGCCAGTGTCGAAGTGGCACAGGAAGTGGTTGCGGAACCGAGTGCTGAAGCTGCCGTACATCAGGCTGAACCGGAGCCGCACACTGACGTGCCTGTGGTGAATACCGATGACACCAGCCCGATTGAAACCCCGGTCAACGAAGAACCGGCGGTGATTTCCGCTGCAGATGAAGTGGTTGCGCAGGAAACGGCGGCACAGGCCGAGCCGGTGATTGACGTTGCCGCTGAAGTCGACGAAGCCGTAGCAACCGCAGCCGTTGCCCCTGCTGAAGTGACGCCAGAAGTGGCCGAACAGGTGGAAGAAGTGCTGGCTGCCCCGGTCGCAGCAGAAGTGCCGCAGCAACCCGTTGTGGAACCTCAGGCACCGGTTGCCGCACGTGACGCCGCGCTGAATAACGCGGAAACCCGCTGGAAGCATTTCGCTTCAGCACCGATGACCAAAGCACCGGCACCGGCATGGGAACCCGAAACGGTTCGCCACAGCGATTGGGTACGCCCACCGTTCGAGTTTGATGGTCGTGGATCGGCTGGCGGTCATAGCGCCACGCATCAGTCTACTGCTCCGGCAACCAAACCGGAAAGCGTCTAA
- the rluC gene encoding 23S rRNA pseudouridine(955/2504/2580) synthase RluC produces MKTENPGVHFVAITAENAGQRIDNFLRTQLKGVPKSMIYRILRKGEVRVNKKRIKPEYKLEEGDEVRIPPVRVAEREEQALSPKLEKVSSLADAILYEDDYLLVLNKPSGTAVHGGSGLSFGVIEGLRALRPEARFLELVHRLDRDTSGILLVAKKRSALRSLHEQLREKGMQKDYLALVQGDWPSHLKVVQAPLLKNILQSGERVVRVSAEGKPSETRFKVEERFGFATLVKASPVTGRTHQIRVHTLHAGHPIAFDDRYGERAFDRQLAPTGLSRLFLHAAALTFTHPNTGETLRMEAPLDGALKHCLAQLRQKKA; encoded by the coding sequence ATGAAAACTGAGAATCCTGGCGTACATTTTGTCGCCATCACGGCTGAAAACGCCGGTCAACGAATTGATAACTTTTTGCGTACCCAATTGAAAGGGGTGCCCAAAAGTATGATTTATCGCATTTTGCGTAAAGGCGAAGTGCGGGTAAATAAAAAGCGCATCAAACCCGAATATAAGCTGGAAGAGGGTGATGAGGTGCGAATTCCGCCGGTGCGCGTGGCGGAGCGCGAAGAACAGGCATTGTCACCTAAGCTGGAAAAAGTGTCTTCGCTGGCGGACGCCATCCTCTATGAAGATGATTATTTGCTGGTGCTGAATAAACCTTCTGGCACAGCGGTGCACGGTGGCAGCGGCCTGAGCTTTGGCGTGATCGAAGGATTGCGTGCATTGCGCCCGGAAGCACGCTTCCTTGAACTGGTCCATCGACTGGACCGTGACACCTCCGGTATTTTACTGGTGGCGAAGAAACGTTCAGCGTTACGTTCCCTGCATGAACAGCTGCGTGAAAAGGGCATGCAAAAAGATTACCTGGCACTGGTGCAGGGTGACTGGCCTTCGCACCTGAAAGTGGTCCAGGCACCGTTGCTGAAAAATATCCTGCAAAGCGGTGAGCGCGTGGTGCGCGTCAGTGCGGAAGGCAAACCATCCGAAACGCGTTTCAAGGTAGAGGAACGTTTTGGTTTCGCCACCCTGGTAAAAGCCAGCCCGGTAACCGGTCGTACCCACCAGATTCGTGTTCATACACTGCATGCGGGTCATCCTATTGCGTTTGATGATCGCTACGGTGAACGTGCGTTTGATCGCCAGCTGGCACCGACCGGGCTTTCCCGCCTGTTCCTGCATGCCGCAGCGCTGACCTTTACTCATCCCAACACCGGCGAGACACTTCGCATGGAAGCGCCGCTTGACGGCGCTCTGAAGCATTGTCTGGCGCAGTTACGCCAGAAAAAGGCGTAA
- a CDS encoding Maf family protein, giving the protein MTPLVLASTSPFRQALLSKLGLPFICAAPHTDETSLPGETAEALVQRLARAKAQALADQYPDRWIIGSDQVCVLDGNITGKPHTPENARRQLAAASGKAITFYTGLALIQPQSAQQFLFCEPFIVHFRDLSKEEIAAYVAKEQPLQCAGSFKSEGLGICLFERLEGRDPNTLIGLPLIALNAMLRQAGINPLS; this is encoded by the coding sequence ATGACACCGCTGGTTTTAGCCTCAACTTCTCCATTCCGTCAGGCTTTATTAAGCAAACTCGGCCTGCCTTTTATCTGCGCAGCGCCGCATACCGATGAAACATCGCTCCCCGGCGAGACGGCAGAAGCGTTGGTGCAACGGCTGGCGCGGGCAAAGGCCCAGGCGCTGGCCGATCAGTATCCGGATCGCTGGATCATTGGTTCCGATCAGGTTTGCGTGCTGGATGGCAACATAACCGGTAAGCCGCATACCCCGGAGAACGCCCGACGTCAGCTGGCTGCCGCCAGCGGTAAGGCCATCACCTTTTATACCGGGCTGGCGTTAATCCAGCCGCAAAGCGCACAACAATTTTTATTCTGTGAACCTTTTATCGTGCATTTCCGTGACCTCAGTAAGGAGGAAATCGCCGCTTACGTCGCTAAAGAGCAACCTTTGCAATGTGCAGGTAGCTTCAAAAGCGAAGGTCTCGGCATTTGTTTGTTTGAACGACTGGAGGGGCGCGATCCCAATACGTTGATTGGCTTACCGCTGATTGCACTTAATGCGATGCTGCGTCAGGCAGGCATCAACCCATTGAGCTGA
- the yceD gene encoding 23S rRNA accumulation protein YceD, whose amino-acid sequence MQKVKLPLTLDPVRAAQKRLDYHGVYSPELVARVADSVVSVDSDVECAMSFAVDNQRLAVLQGTADVQVTLLCQRCNQPFPHQVHVSYCFSPVSTEEQAEALPEAYEPVDVDDFGEIDLLAVIEDEIILALPVVPVHDSEHCEVSDADMVFGKLPEEAEKPNPFAVLASLKRK is encoded by the coding sequence ATGCAAAAGGTAAAATTACCCCTGACGCTCGATCCGGTACGCGCTGCGCAAAAACGCCTTGATTATCATGGTGTTTATTCACCTGAATTGGTGGCGCGCGTGGCCGACTCGGTCGTGAGTGTGGACAGTGATGTGGAATGTGCCATGTCGTTTGCGGTTGACAACCAGCGCCTCGCCGTTCTGCAAGGAACAGCGGATGTGCAGGTAACGTTGTTATGTCAGCGCTGCAACCAGCCGTTTCCGCATCAGGTCCACGTAAGCTATTGCTTCAGTCCTGTCTCCACTGAGGAGCAGGCGGAGGCACTGCCGGAAGCCTACGAGCCGGTCGATGTCGATGATTTTGGCGAGATTGACCTGCTGGCGGTGATTGAAGATGAAATCATCCTCGCACTGCCGGTGGTTCCGGTGCATGATTCTGAACACTGTGAAGTGTCCGACGCGGACATGGTCTTTGGAAAGTTGCCTGAAGAGGCAGAAAAACCAAACCCATTTGCCGTATTAGCCAGTTTAAAGCGTAAGTAA
- the rpmF gene encoding 50S ribosomal protein L32, which produces MAVQQNKPTRSKRGMRRSHDALTTTTLSVDKVSGETHLRHHITADGYYRGRKVIAK; this is translated from the coding sequence ATGGCCGTACAACAGAATAAACCCACCCGTTCTAAGCGTGGTATGCGTCGTTCTCATGATGCTCTGACCACCACCACCCTGTCTGTAGATAAAGTTTCTGGTGAAACTCATCTGCGTCACCACATCACTGCGGATGGTTACTACCGCGGTCGCAAGGTAATCGCTAAGTAA
- the plsX gene encoding phosphate acyltransferase PlsX, with the protein MTRLTLALDAMGGDFGPCVTVPAALQALASHTHLVLLLVGKPDIITPLLAKADSSVLERLRVIPAESVIASDARPSQAIRHSRGSSMRIALELVKEGQAQACVSAGNTGALMGLAKLLLKPLEGIERPALMTVLPHQQQGKTVVLDLGANVESDSEMLVQFAVMGAVVAEEVLGIAQPRVALLNIGQEETKGLETIRMAAAVLRESPQINYIGYLEGNELLTGKTDVLVCDGFAGNVTLKTMEGVVRMFLSLLKSSGEGKKRAWWLKLLGRWILKRLTKRFGHLNPDQYNGACLLGLRGTVIKSHGAANQRAFAVAIEQAEQAVRRQVPERIAARLDTVLARSDKA; encoded by the coding sequence TTGACACGTTTGACCCTGGCGTTAGATGCCATGGGCGGGGATTTCGGTCCCTGCGTGACAGTGCCTGCAGCCTTGCAGGCACTGGCCTCTCATACGCACCTGGTTCTCCTTCTGGTCGGCAAGCCCGACATCATCACGCCATTACTTGCCAAAGCGGATTCCTCTGTACTGGAGCGTTTGCGGGTTATTCCTGCCGAATCGGTTATTGCAAGTGATGCCAGACCTTCACAGGCGATTCGTCACAGTCGCGGTAGCTCAATGCGTATCGCGCTGGAGCTGGTGAAAGAAGGTCAGGCACAAGCCTGTGTCAGTGCGGGAAATACCGGCGCACTGATGGGGCTGGCCAAGTTATTACTGAAGCCGCTGGAAGGGATTGAACGTCCGGCGCTGATGACCGTTCTGCCGCACCAGCAGCAGGGGAAAACGGTGGTACTGGATCTGGGCGCGAATGTTGAGTCCGACAGTGAAATGCTGGTGCAGTTTGCCGTGATGGGCGCAGTGGTGGCCGAAGAAGTGCTGGGCATTGCGCAACCGCGTGTGGCATTGCTCAATATCGGACAGGAAGAGACCAAAGGTCTGGAAACTATCCGTATGGCAGCTGCTGTGCTGCGGGAATCACCGCAGATCAACTATATTGGTTATCTTGAGGGGAACGAACTCCTCACTGGCAAAACGGATGTGCTGGTTTGCGATGGCTTTGCTGGCAACGTCACGCTGAAAACCATGGAAGGCGTGGTAAGAATGTTTCTTTCTCTGCTTAAGTCGTCAGGTGAAGGAAAAAAACGGGCCTGGTGGCTGAAATTGCTTGGTCGTTGGATCCTGAAGCGTCTGACAAAGCGTTTCGGTCATCTCAACCCCGACCAGTACAATGGCGCTTGTCTGTTAGGATTGCGCGGGACGGTAATCAAAAGCCACGGTGCGGCGAATCAACGCGCATTTGCCGTGGCGATAGAGCAGGCAGAGCAGGCGGTGCGGCGGCAAGTCCCTGAGCGGATTGCGGCGCGCCTGGATACTGTATTAGCCAGGAGTGACAAAGCGTAG
- a CDS encoding beta-ketoacyl-ACP synthase III — MFTKILGTGSYLPSQVRSNADLEKMVETSDEWIVTRTGIRERRIAAPDETVASMGYSAAQRALEMAGVAASDVGLIIVATTSSSHAFPSSACMIQQMLEIDDCAAFDLAAACAGFTYALSVADQYIKNGAVKHALVIGADVLARTLDPADRGTIILFGDGAGAVVLGQSSEPGIISTHLHADGRYGKLLTLPYQDRENQDQPAYLTMAGNEVFKVAVTELAHIVDETLQANNLDREMLDWLVPHQANLRIISATAKKLGMGMDKVVVTLDRHGNTSAASVPSALDEAVRDGRIKPGQLILLEAFGGGFTWGSALVRF; from the coding sequence ATGTTTACCAAAATTCTCGGTACGGGCAGCTATTTGCCTAGCCAGGTGCGCAGCAACGCGGACCTGGAAAAAATGGTGGAGACTTCGGACGAGTGGATTGTCACCCGTACCGGTATCCGTGAGCGCCGCATTGCTGCGCCGGATGAAACAGTAGCGAGCATGGGTTACTCGGCAGCACAACGCGCCCTCGAAATGGCGGGTGTGGCAGCCAGTGATGTGGGCTTAATTATTGTCGCGACGACATCGTCCAGCCACGCATTCCCCAGTTCAGCCTGCATGATCCAGCAAATGCTGGAAATCGACGATTGCGCCGCTTTTGATCTTGCGGCTGCCTGCGCGGGCTTTACCTATGCGCTGAGCGTAGCCGATCAGTACATCAAAAATGGCGCGGTGAAACATGCGCTGGTGATTGGAGCTGACGTGCTGGCACGCACGCTCGATCCGGCTGACCGTGGCACCATTATTTTGTTTGGTGATGGTGCGGGTGCTGTGGTACTCGGCCAGAGCAGCGAGCCGGGCATCATTTCGACCCATCTGCATGCAGACGGCCGCTACGGCAAATTGCTGACTCTGCCGTATCAGGATCGTGAGAACCAGGACCAACCCGCGTATCTCACCATGGCAGGCAACGAAGTCTTCAAAGTGGCAGTGACTGAGCTGGCGCATATTGTTGATGAAACGTTGCAGGCGAATAATCTTGATCGCGAAATGCTCGACTGGCTGGTTCCTCATCAGGCCAACCTGCGCATTATTAGCGCTACAGCAAAAAAACTCGGTATGGGAATGGATAAAGTGGTGGTGACGCTGGATCGTCACGGTAACACTTCAGCCGCATCCGTACCCAGCGCGCTGGATGAAGCCGTCCGTGATGGCCGTATTAAGCCCGGACAACTGATTCTGCTGGAAGCCTTTGGTGGTGGTTTCACCTGGGGTTCCGCGCTGGTTCGCTTTTGA
- the fabD gene encoding ACP S-malonyltransferase: protein MTQFAFVFPGQGSQTVGMLAELAAEYPQVEATFREASDALGYDLWQLVQQGPAEELNKTWQTQPALLAASVAIYRVWQSKNAAQPVLMAGHSLGEYSALVCAGVLNFADAIKLVELRGKLMQEAVPEGTGAMQAIIGLDDAAIRKACEESAQGQVVSPVNFNSPGQVVIAGNKEAVERAGAACKAAGAKRALPLPVSVPSHCALMKPAAEKLAVALEAISFNAPSVPVVNNVDVKCETAPDAIRSALVRQLYSPVRWTEAVEFIATQGVTQLLEMGPGKVLTGLTKRIVDSLTAAAVNDPASLTAALTQE from the coding sequence ATGACGCAATTTGCTTTTGTGTTCCCGGGACAGGGATCGCAGACCGTAGGTATGCTGGCCGAGCTGGCTGCTGAATACCCGCAGGTAGAAGCCACTTTCCGTGAAGCTTCTGATGCGCTGGGTTATGACTTATGGCAACTGGTCCAACAGGGACCGGCAGAAGAATTGAATAAAACCTGGCAGACACAGCCGGCGTTGCTGGCTGCATCCGTCGCAATTTATCGCGTCTGGCAGAGCAAAAATGCCGCGCAACCGGTGCTGATGGCTGGCCACAGCCTGGGTGAATACTCGGCGCTGGTTTGCGCAGGGGTACTGAATTTTGCCGATGCCATCAAACTGGTGGAACTGCGCGGTAAATTGATGCAGGAAGCCGTTCCGGAAGGTACTGGCGCGATGCAGGCCATTATTGGTCTTGATGATGCGGCGATCCGTAAAGCCTGTGAAGAGAGTGCGCAAGGGCAGGTGGTTTCACCCGTCAACTTCAACTCTCCGGGTCAGGTTGTTATCGCGGGCAACAAAGAAGCGGTTGAACGTGCGGGCGCAGCCTGTAAAGCAGCCGGTGCCAAACGCGCACTGCCGTTACCGGTCAGTGTGCCATCACACTGCGCCCTGATGAAGCCAGCGGCAGAGAAACTGGCCGTTGCGCTTGAAGCCATCAGCTTTAATGCGCCTTCTGTGCCGGTGGTCAACAATGTTGATGTGAAGTGCGAAACCGCACCAGACGCCATTCGTAGCGCATTGGTGCGTCAGCTGTATAGCCCGGTTCGCTGGACCGAGGCCGTTGAATTTATTGCCACACAAGGTGTGACTCAGCTGCTGGAGATGGGTCCAGGTAAAGTGCTGACGGGTCTCACCAAACGTATTGTGGATAGCCTGACCGCTGCAGCGGTGAACGATCCTGCTTCACTGACGGCAGCGCTTACCCAGGAATAA
- the fabG gene encoding 3-oxoacyl-ACP reductase FabG produces the protein MSFEGKVALVTGASRGIGRAIAETLAARGAKVVGTATSESGAEAISAYLGDSGKGLLLNVTDPASIESVLDKVRAEFGEVDILVNNAGITRDNLLMRMKDDEWSDILDTNLTSVFRLSKAVMRAMMKKRVGRIITIGSVVGTMGNAGQANYAAAKAGLIGFSKSLAREVASRGITVNVVAPGFIETDMTRALNEDQRSGILAEVPAGRLGNPQEIANAVAFLASDEAAYITGETLHVNGGMYMV, from the coding sequence ATGAGCTTTGAAGGTAAAGTTGCGCTGGTTACCGGCGCGAGCCGCGGCATCGGTCGCGCCATTGCGGAAACGCTGGCAGCGCGTGGTGCTAAAGTGGTGGGTACCGCCACCAGCGAAAGCGGCGCGGAGGCAATCAGTGCTTACCTCGGCGACAGCGGCAAAGGTCTGCTGCTGAACGTGACCGATCCTGCCTCGATTGAGAGCGTACTTGATAAAGTTCGCGCAGAATTTGGCGAAGTGGACATTTTAGTCAATAATGCAGGCATTACGCGTGATAATCTGCTGATGCGCATGAAAGACGATGAATGGTCGGATATCCTGGATACCAACCTGACATCAGTTTTCCGCCTTTCTAAGGCGGTTATGCGTGCCATGATGAAAAAACGTGTGGGCCGTATCATCACCATTGGTTCTGTAGTTGGAACCATGGGTAACGCGGGCCAGGCAAACTATGCTGCAGCAAAGGCAGGTTTGATTGGCTTTAGCAAATCACTGGCGCGAGAAGTCGCGTCACGTGGCATTACCGTGAACGTCGTGGCTCCGGGCTTTATTGAAACGGATATGACGCGCGCACTGAACGAAGATCAACGCTCGGGCATTCTGGCTGAAGTTCCGGCAGGTCGCTTAGGCAACCCGCAGGAAATCGCCAATGCAGTAGCATTCTTAGCCTCTGACGAAGCAGCCTACATCACAGGTGAAACGCTGCACGTCAATGGCGGCATGTACATGGTCTGA
- the acpP gene encoding acyl carrier protein → MSTKTIEERVKQITVDQLGCKEEQVTNNAAFVEDLGADSLDTVELVMALEEEFDTEIPDEEAEKITTVQAAIDYITSHQG, encoded by the coding sequence ATGAGCACTAAGACTATTGAGGAACGCGTTAAGCAAATCACTGTTGATCAACTGGGCTGCAAAGAGGAACAGGTTACCAACAATGCTGCTTTCGTTGAAGACCTGGGCGCTGATTCTCTTGATACGGTTGAACTGGTGATGGCTCTGGAAGAAGAGTTCGATACTGAGATTCCAGACGAAGAAGCTGAGAAAATCACTACCGTTCAGGCAGCGATCGACTACATCACTAGCCACCAAGGCTAA
- the fabF gene encoding beta-ketoacyl-ACP synthase II gives MSKRRVVVTGLGMLSPVGNTVESTWSTLLAGQSGITLIDHFDTSAYATRFAGLVKDFNCDEFISRKDQRKMDDFIQYGIVAGIQAMHDSGLVVTDENAGRVGAAIGSGIGGLGLIEENHSSLVNGGPRKISPFFVPSTIVNMVAGHLTIMFGLKGPSISIATACTSGVHNIGHAARIIAYNDADVMLAGGAEKASTPLGVGGFGAARALSTHNENPQAASRPWDKDRDGFVLGDGAGIVVLEEYEHAKKRGAKIYAEVVGFGMSSDAYHMTSPPENGAGAALAMANALRDAQLNPEQIGYVNAHGTSTPAGDKAEAQAVKSIFGASASSVMVSSTKSMTGHLLGAAGAVESIYSILALRDQAIPPTINLDNPDEGCDLDFVPHTARQVSGMEYTLCNSFGFGGTNGSLIFRKV, from the coding sequence GTGTCTAAGCGTCGTGTAGTTGTGACCGGTCTTGGCATGTTGTCTCCTGTCGGCAATACCGTAGAGTCTACCTGGAGTACTCTCCTTGCCGGTCAGAGCGGCATTACCCTGATCGACCATTTTGATACTAGTGCCTATGCAACACGTTTTGCTGGTCTGGTAAAAGATTTCAATTGTGATGAATTCATCTCGCGCAAAGATCAGCGCAAGATGGATGATTTCATCCAATACGGCATTGTTGCCGGTATACAGGCTATGCATGACTCCGGTCTGGTAGTCACTGATGAAAATGCCGGTCGCGTTGGTGCGGCGATTGGTTCTGGCATCGGTGGACTGGGTTTAATTGAAGAAAACCATAGCTCGCTGGTGAATGGCGGTCCGCGCAAAATCAGCCCGTTCTTTGTGCCTTCCACCATTGTAAATATGGTCGCAGGTCACCTGACGATTATGTTTGGCCTCAAAGGTCCGAGCATTTCAATCGCGACAGCTTGTACTTCAGGTGTCCATAACATCGGTCATGCTGCGCGCATCATTGCTTACAACGATGCAGACGTCATGCTTGCCGGTGGCGCTGAAAAAGCCAGTACGCCGCTGGGCGTGGGTGGTTTTGGCGCTGCGCGTGCGCTCTCAACCCATAACGAGAACCCGCAGGCGGCAAGTCGTCCCTGGGATAAAGATCGTGATGGTTTTGTACTGGGCGATGGCGCAGGTATCGTGGTACTGGAAGAGTATGAGCACGCGAAAAAACGCGGTGCGAAAATTTATGCTGAAGTTGTTGGCTTTGGCATGAGTAGCGATGCTTACCACATGACATCACCACCGGAAAACGGTGCGGGCGCGGCGCTGGCGATGGCTAACGCATTGCGCGATGCGCAGCTGAACCCGGAACAGATCGGCTATGTCAACGCGCATGGCACTTCAACGCCAGCCGGTGATAAAGCCGAAGCTCAGGCGGTGAAATCGATCTTTGGTGCGTCAGCCAGCTCCGTTATGGTCAGCTCAACGAAATCGATGACCGGCCATCTGCTCGGTGCAGCAGGTGCGGTAGAGTCGATCTACTCGATCCTGGCACTGCGCGACCAGGCGATTCCGCCGACTATCAACCTCGACAACCCGGATGAAGGTTGCGATCTGGATTTCGTGCCTCATACCGCACGCCAGGTCAGCGGTATGGAATATACGCTCTGTAACTCCTTCGGATTCGGTGGAACCAACGGTTCTCTGATTTTCCGTAAGGTGTAA